Proteins from a single region of Candidatus Rokuibacteriota bacterium:
- a CDS encoding helix-turn-helix transcriptional regulator, which produces MQRRAPHIRRALGTKLRLLRRDRGWSQEALGRHSDLSGKFIGEVERGEKSISVDSLYRVSVALKVPLRKLVDLPARPPQSQRT; this is translated from the coding sequence ATGCAGCGACGCGCACCGCATATCCGGCGAGCTCTCGGCACGAAACTCCGCCTGCTCCGGCGCGACCGCGGCTGGAGCCAGGAAGCCCTGGGGCGGCACTCCGACCTCAGCGGAAAGTTCATCGGGGAGGTGGAGCGCGGCGAGAAGTCCATCTCCGTGGACAGCCTCTATCGCGTCTCCGTCGCGCTCAAGGTGCCGCTCCGGAAGCTGGTGGACCTGCCGGCCCGACCGCCGCAGTCGCAGCGGACGTAG
- a CDS encoding lipid-A-disaccharide synthase N-terminal domain-containing protein codes for MSTETFWLAVGFLGQTFFSMRFLVQWIASERKKESVIPVSFWFFSIGGGLTLLVYAVYRLDPVFILGQGAGLFVYLRNLFLIRRKERLASAGT; via the coding sequence ATGAGCACGGAAACGTTCTGGCTGGCGGTGGGGTTCCTCGGGCAGACGTTCTTCTCCATGCGCTTCCTCGTGCAGTGGATCGCCTCCGAGCGCAAGAAGGAGAGCGTCATCCCCGTCTCCTTCTGGTTCTTCTCCATCGGCGGCGGGCTGACGCTCCTCGTCTACGCGGTGTACCGGCTCGATCCCGTCTTCATCCTCGGACAGGGCGCGGGGCTCTTCGTCTATCTCCGCAACCTGTTCCTGATCCGACGCAAGGAACGCCTGGCCTCGGCCGGGACGTGA